From a single Chloroflexia bacterium SDU3-3 genomic region:
- a CDS encoding MarR family transcriptional regulator has translation MQTLTSEGQAFSALVLEIFRINGAILDAGDRLTRPVGLSSARWQVLGVVEHGPVAVPHVARTMGLARQSVQQTADALAQEGFITFEENPHHRRSKLMRITAKGQDALAYVARQHAAWANQLGAAHSAERLHDAAALLHTLCESLALAPLPESEPAGR, from the coding sequence ATGCAAACACTCACCTCCGAAGGCCAGGCCTTCAGCGCGCTCGTGCTTGAGATCTTCCGCATCAACGGCGCTATTCTCGATGCGGGCGACCGGCTGACCCGCCCCGTGGGCCTGAGCAGCGCGCGCTGGCAGGTGCTGGGCGTGGTCGAGCACGGCCCGGTTGCCGTGCCGCATGTGGCGCGCACCATGGGGCTGGCCCGCCAAAGCGTGCAGCAGACCGCCGACGCGCTGGCGCAGGAGGGCTTTATCACCTTCGAGGAAAACCCCCACCACCGCCGCTCCAAGCTGATGCGCATCACCGCCAAGGGCCAGGATGCTCTCGCCTATGTGGCACGGCAGCACGCTGCCTGGGCCAACCAGCTCGGCGCGGCCCACAGCGCCGAGCGCCTGCACGACGCCGCAGCCCTGCTTCACACCCTCTGCGAGAGCCTAGCGCTGGCCCCGCTGCCCGAGAGCGAGCCAGCTGGGCGATAG
- a CDS encoding VOC family protein, whose translation MKLNHLNLTVTDVDAAQAFLSTYFGLEDIGRNKHMAFLKDDNGAVIALTSAVMAKETEVRYPGGFHIGFIQPSEAMVDEINARLKADGFDVPPPSRMHRSWTFYMQAPGGFTVEVLC comes from the coding sequence ATGAAGCTGAACCACCTCAACCTGACGGTGACGGATGTAGATGCGGCCCAGGCGTTTCTCTCGACCTACTTTGGCCTGGAGGACATAGGCCGCAATAAGCACATGGCCTTCCTAAAGGATGATAACGGTGCCGTGATCGCGCTGACCAGCGCCGTGATGGCGAAGGAGACCGAGGTGCGCTACCCTGGCGGCTTCCACATCGGCTTTATCCAGCCCAGCGAGGCGATGGTGGATGAGATCAACGCGCGGCTGAAGGCCGATGGCTTCGATGTGCCGCCGCCGTCGCGCATGCATCGCTCGTGGACGTTCTATATGCAGGCCCCTGGCGGCTTTACCGTCGAGGTGCTGTGCTAA